A window of the Burkholderia sp. 9120 genome harbors these coding sequences:
- a CDS encoding YDG domain-containing protein — translation MNHIFRLCWNRALKQWVVASELATRRSAGASGQCGRAAKRGVGSSFVVTVSFIVAELAHAGGPSGGQIVSGAGSIQQSGATTTIQQGSQTLQLNWQSFNIGAGQTVNFLQPGRGSIAVNRILGSTPSEIFGRLNANGQVWLINPNGVLFGPTAQVNVGGLVATTLDLDAGTLGSNSRRFSGSGKGSVVNQGTISAADGGYVALLGNVVSNQGVISARLGTIALAGGSAATLTFNGSQLVRLQVDGSTLNNLAENRQLLIADGGQVIMTAGAKDALLASAVNNTGKVRAQTVENHQGTITLLAGMEAGQVNVGGTLDASAPGGGNGGSIETSGAHFSVAPGTRITAAAPSGRAGTWRVDPIDLTIDATAATAISSTLQGGTNVTEQTTASGASGFGVQAPGAGDINVNSAISWTNAAASLTLQALNAIYVNAPVTGAGAVTMQAGTGNLTIASGASIVGGAGVVLATAANFVNNAGSAAVSTGTASPWLIYSTNPMSDTAGGLTPSFIQYNAAYNATNPTAPVVAGNGFLYGLAPTVTLTGLTGSVTKVYDGTTLASLSGANLVTTGLVNGNIVTKATGTYASANAGSGISVSSPTSIANVSFADSTGTIPVYGYKAAGSPATAIIGIITPAPLTATIVGNPTKVYDGTTSAPLTASNYGFTGFVAGQGATVNQASSVSYASADAGTAIPVNATFTSTNFVANTGTNLANYSLPVSATGSGAITPAPLIISGLIAGNKVYDGTRADTLNVNGASLFGIIGADSGQVALNALGAAGTFFTPNVGTGITVVASGFTLTGAKASNYQISPPLNLAADITPKLLSITGVTANSKVYDATTTASLNVGSAAVSGLVPSDSGNVTLSTSGSTGTFSQADVGSNLAVSANGFVLAGSAAGNYSVAALTGVTANITPAALTITFFGLPTKVYDGSVNATLGAANYTIAGFVGGQGATIGQTSSVYASKNAGTGIAVTATLAPSDFTPAAGTSMSNYTFPASLTNPNGIIQQAPIVVGIINNPTKVYDSTTTATLGPGNYQVSGAIPGETVNLNPAPITGAYASPNVGFQGVSTSLNAANFSAGPGTLLSNYALPATAIGMGTIVQMALSGSFTAAITNNPSKTYDGTTVATIPAGDFTLSGFQGNDSAAVSQTITGQYASKNAGQQPVSATLTLGDFTAGAGTNLGNYTFPVIAYGVGTIIPAPLTVSIVGNPSKVYNGVASARLNSGNFQIGGFVSGEGATITPSTQFNYAQANAGGWTVSGQLVPGNYAANGNTLLSNYTLPTTASGPGTITQAPLYILNTYANNKVYDTTTADTLNVGSAALSGLVAGDTNSVTLNTSTAGTFAQSNVGNGIAVSANGFSISGSAAGNYALQPIAGLTANITPAQLFVNGAMANNKVYDGTTAATINSGGATLSGVLGNDNVTLASGAASGQFITPAAGTNLQVVASGFTVGGAQAGNYTVSQPSNLIANITPAPLTVVISGNPVKQYDGSTSVSLGASDFTLTGFVGSQSATVTQTASSGYFSPNVGTNIGIGATLEPSDYAAPLGTNLSNYLLPTSATGSLGAITAKVIDLTGTRVYDGTINAASGLFSSGGLVNGVNGQTLTLSGVGTLPSKNVGNKVPLGSLGTLALSDGTGLASNYTLTGGTDWVTVTPALLTVLNTTASNKIYDGTTAAALQNALLYGVIGGDNVLLGNAATGTFNNKNVGTNKPVSTQMTISGTDAGNYTLVQPSGIVASITALGITVGATGINKVYDGTTAAQVSMSSPGVVAGDNVAFTSASSSFAQADVGNAIPVTVMGIGVSGSDAGNYTLNNTSATTSANITPFVLNLTGNRVYDTTAIAAANLFGANGTLAGANGETLTLTGTGQLTDKNVGNQKAFAANGLSGYTLTGVGGAKSTNYTLSGGTDWVTITPASLTVTGTYADNKVYDGTTSAALHGAALNGVLGSDNVTLANDTVGQFNDKNVGTGKPVTTSMTTTGSDAGNYTLTQPGGITADITALGITVDATGNNKVYDGTRSATVALGSTGVVAGDNISFTSSSATFLQPNVANGIPIAVVGIGATGADAGNYTLSNSTASTSANITPYALSLQGTRVYDATTGANATLFGSNGVLTGVNGETLTLGGAGTLSTKNVGTQQPFAAGGLAGFTLTGNGAALQSNYTLTGGTDWVTVTPATLTVSGASVNTKVYDATTSATLSGATLSGVLLADTVTLGNDTSGTFADKNVGTSKTVTASTMTIGGADAGNYTLVQPTGLTGTITQRPITVTATGSDKVYDGSTSATAGVASTGVLAGDTVSFSYGTAAFNSPNAGTGIPVQVGGITGSGIDAGNYSFNTTATTSANILQAVLNLTGTRAYDGSTNAVAGLFGSNGVVTGVNGETLTLSGTGTLTSKNVGTQTPFTATGLNGFSLSGNGAALASNYTLAGGVDWVTITPLSITVGATGQNKTYDGTTAATVTLGSSGVIAGDTLNFSYGSASFSTPNAGHAIPIAVSGIAGSGADVGNYAINTTATTSADIDPFILTLRGTRVYDGTTDANAILFGNSGVLSGVNGETLTLTGTGTLVGKNVSPAQAFTSTGLNGFTLTGNGAALAGNYTFVGSVPWVAITPKALSVTAVGQNKTYDGTTLAQLGSFTVSGLVAGDNASISYGAANFGSPNVGTAIPVTVTGISGSGGDIANYTFPGSATTSADITAAILNLTGTRSYDGTANASAGLFGSNGVLTGVNGETLTLGGAGTLATKNAGTQQPFAANGLAGFTLTGNGAAQASNYTFAGGVDWVTVNPLAVTLTASGQNKTYDGTTTAQVTLGESGVLTGDTVTFHYTGANFNTPNVGNAIPVRVSGITGSGADAGNYTFANSATTSANITPAILNLTGTRSYDGTATAAPGLFGNNGVLTGVNGETLTLGGTGALSSKNVGTQIPFAANGLGGFTLTGNGAAQAGNYTFAGGVDWVSITPLSLTLVTTAQNKTYDSTTTAQISGLTIRGLLAGDSANFSYTGANFVTPNAGNNIPVVVSGIVGTGSDLGNYSFNTTTLTVANITPVVLNLTGSRNYDGSNQAAATLFGNGGVLSGVNGQSLTLNGAGTLTSRNVGQQQPFASGGLAGLTLTGNGAALASNYTLAGGVDWVSVSPLAITVTATGQNKVYDGTRTASVSLASNGVVSGDNVTFSPGAASFASPNAGNGIGIAVAGIAGSGADAGNYTFNNAAATSADITPAQLNLTGTRIYDATTSATASLFGTNGTLQGVNGETLTLGGAGTLSTKNVGTALPFAAGGLAGFTLSGNGAALASNYALAGSTDWVTITPATLAVVGTTTTNRPYNGTVLDGLSGATLSGVFGSDLVTLGNHTVGTFQDPNIGKDKPVGTGMTIGGVDAGNYVLVQPAGLTADIVAPVTPVPPGALASTQALLGADAVSTPYGTASSTSEGNFAGNQKQEDRPVERNLTRTDFRSGLALTVLNGGVKLPTN, via the coding sequence ATGAACCATATCTTTCGCCTGTGCTGGAATCGTGCTCTCAAACAGTGGGTCGTTGCGTCCGAGCTGGCCACGCGTCGATCGGCGGGCGCCTCCGGCCAATGTGGCCGAGCCGCGAAACGCGGCGTGGGTTCATCGTTCGTCGTGACGGTGTCGTTCATCGTCGCCGAGCTGGCGCATGCGGGCGGCCCGAGCGGCGGACAGATTGTCTCCGGCGCCGGCAGTATCCAGCAATCGGGCGCGACGACCACGATCCAGCAAGGCAGTCAGACGCTCCAGTTGAACTGGCAAAGCTTCAATATCGGCGCGGGCCAAACGGTCAATTTTCTGCAGCCGGGGCGCGGTTCGATCGCGGTCAATCGCATCCTGGGCAGCACGCCGAGCGAGATATTCGGGCGTCTGAACGCCAACGGCCAGGTGTGGCTGATCAATCCCAACGGCGTGCTGTTCGGCCCCACGGCGCAGGTCAACGTGGGCGGCCTGGTGGCCACTACACTGGACCTCGACGCCGGCACCCTCGGCAGCAATAGTCGCCGTTTCAGCGGCTCCGGCAAGGGCAGCGTCGTCAATCAAGGCACGATATCCGCCGCCGACGGCGGTTACGTCGCCCTGCTGGGCAACGTGGTCTCCAACCAGGGCGTGATCAGCGCGCGGCTCGGCACGATTGCGCTCGCCGGTGGCAGCGCCGCGACGCTGACGTTCAACGGCTCGCAGCTCGTGCGACTCCAGGTGGACGGCAGCACGCTGAACAACCTCGCGGAGAACCGCCAGTTGCTGATCGCCGACGGCGGCCAGGTGATCATGACGGCCGGCGCCAAAGATGCGCTGCTGGCCAGCGCGGTGAACAACACGGGCAAGGTGCGCGCGCAGACGGTCGAAAACCATCAAGGCACAATCACGTTGCTGGCGGGTATGGAAGCCGGCCAGGTCAACGTCGGCGGGACCCTGGACGCCAGCGCGCCGGGCGGCGGCAACGGCGGCTCGATCGAAACCTCGGGCGCGCATTTCAGCGTGGCGCCGGGCACCCGGATCACGGCGGCCGCGCCCAGCGGGCGGGCCGGTACGTGGCGGGTCGACCCGATCGATCTGACTATCGACGCCACCGCCGCCACCGCCATTTCGAGCACGCTGCAGGGCGGCACGAACGTCACCGAGCAGACCACGGCGTCGGGCGCCTCGGGCTTCGGCGTGCAGGCGCCGGGCGCGGGCGACATCAACGTCAATTCGGCGATCAGCTGGACCAACGCGGCCGCCAGTCTGACGCTGCAGGCGCTCAACGCGATCTACGTGAACGCGCCGGTAACCGGTGCGGGCGCGGTGACGATGCAGGCCGGCACCGGCAATCTGACCATCGCCTCGGGCGCGTCTATTGTGGGCGGCGCCGGCGTGGTGCTGGCCACCGCCGCCAACTTCGTGAACAACGCGGGCAGTGCCGCCGTCAGCACGGGAACCGCGTCGCCGTGGCTGATCTATTCGACCAACCCCATGAGCGATACGGCCGGTGGACTCACGCCTTCGTTCATCCAGTACAACGCCGCATACAACGCCACGAACCCCACCGCGCCGGTCGTCGCCGGCAACGGCTTCCTCTATGGCCTGGCGCCCACCGTCACCCTCACCGGCCTGACCGGCAGCGTGACCAAAGTCTACGACGGCACGACGCTCGCCAGTCTGAGCGGCGCCAACCTGGTGACGACGGGACTCGTCAACGGCAATATCGTCACGAAAGCCACCGGCACGTATGCGTCGGCAAATGCCGGTTCGGGCATTTCGGTCAGCTCGCCAACCTCGATCGCGAACGTCAGCTTCGCCGATTCGACCGGCACCATTCCCGTGTACGGCTACAAAGCGGCCGGCTCGCCCGCCACCGCCATCATCGGCATCATCACGCCCGCGCCGCTCACGGCCACCATTGTCGGCAATCCGACCAAGGTGTACGACGGCACCACCTCGGCGCCGCTCACGGCGAGCAATTACGGTTTCACCGGTTTCGTGGCCGGCCAGGGCGCGACGGTCAATCAGGCCAGTTCCGTCTCTTATGCAAGCGCCGACGCCGGCACGGCGATCCCGGTCAATGCGACGTTCACGTCGACGAATTTCGTCGCGAACACCGGCACGAATCTGGCGAATTACTCGCTGCCGGTCTCCGCGACGGGCAGCGGCGCCATCACGCCCGCGCCGCTGATCATTAGCGGGCTGATCGCCGGCAACAAGGTCTACGACGGCACGCGGGCCGACACGCTCAACGTGAACGGCGCGTCGCTGTTCGGCATCATCGGCGCGGACAGCGGACAGGTGGCGCTGAACGCATTGGGCGCGGCCGGCACCTTCTTTACCCCGAACGTCGGCACCGGCATCACGGTGGTCGCCAGCGGCTTCACCCTGACGGGCGCGAAGGCGTCCAACTACCAGATCAGCCCGCCCTTGAACCTCGCGGCCGACATCACGCCGAAGCTTCTGTCGATCACGGGCGTCACCGCGAACAGCAAGGTGTACGACGCTACGACGACGGCTTCGCTCAACGTCGGCAGCGCTGCCGTGTCGGGGCTGGTGCCGTCCGACAGCGGCAACGTCACCCTGTCGACGAGCGGCTCGACCGGCACCTTCAGTCAGGCCGATGTGGGCAGCAACCTGGCCGTCTCGGCGAACGGCTTCGTGCTGGCCGGATCGGCGGCCGGCAATTACTCGGTCGCGGCGCTCACCGGCGTCACGGCGAATATCACGCCGGCGGCGTTGACCATTACCTTCTTCGGTTTGCCGACCAAGGTCTACGACGGCAGCGTCAACGCCACGCTCGGCGCGGCGAACTACACGATCGCCGGTTTCGTGGGCGGCCAAGGCGCCACCATCGGACAGACCTCGTCGGTCTACGCCAGCAAGAACGCCGGGACCGGCATTGCCGTCACCGCGACGCTGGCGCCGTCGGATTTCACGCCCGCGGCGGGCACCTCGATGTCGAACTACACGTTCCCGGCCAGCCTGACGAATCCGAACGGCATCATCCAGCAGGCGCCGATCGTGGTCGGCATCATCAACAACCCGACCAAGGTTTACGATTCGACGACCACGGCGACGCTCGGCCCCGGCAACTACCAGGTGAGCGGCGCGATTCCCGGCGAGACCGTCAACCTGAATCCGGCGCCGATCACCGGCGCCTATGCGTCGCCCAACGTCGGCTTCCAGGGCGTGAGCACCAGCCTGAACGCGGCCAATTTTTCCGCGGGGCCCGGCACCCTGCTCTCCAACTACGCGCTGCCCGCCACGGCGATCGGCATGGGCACGATCGTGCAGATGGCGCTGAGCGGCAGCTTTACCGCGGCGATTACCAACAATCCGTCGAAGACTTACGACGGCACCACCGTCGCCACGATTCCCGCCGGCGACTTCACGCTGTCGGGCTTCCAGGGCAACGACAGCGCGGCCGTGTCGCAAACCATCACCGGACAATATGCGTCGAAGAATGCGGGCCAGCAGCCCGTTTCGGCCACGCTGACCTTGGGCGACTTCACGGCGGGCGCAGGCACGAATCTGGGCAACTACACGTTCCCCGTGATCGCCTACGGCGTCGGCACGATCATTCCGGCGCCGCTCACGGTCAGCATCGTCGGCAATCCGAGCAAGGTCTACAACGGCGTCGCGAGCGCGCGGCTCAACAGCGGCAACTTCCAGATCGGCGGCTTCGTGAGCGGCGAAGGCGCGACGATCACGCCGTCCACCCAGTTCAACTACGCGCAAGCCAATGCGGGCGGCTGGACCGTCAGCGGACAACTGGTGCCGGGCAACTATGCGGCCAACGGCAATACGCTGTTGAGCAACTACACGCTGCCGACCACCGCGTCGGGCCCCGGCACGATCACGCAGGCGCCGCTCTATATCCTCAACACCTACGCGAACAACAAGGTCTACGACACGACCACGGCCGATACCCTGAATGTCGGCAGCGCCGCGCTGTCGGGCCTGGTGGCGGGCGACACGAACAGCGTAACGCTGAACACCTCCACCGCCGGTACGTTCGCGCAGTCCAACGTCGGCAACGGCATCGCGGTAAGCGCGAACGGCTTCAGCATTTCAGGCAGTGCCGCCGGCAATTACGCGCTGCAGCCGATCGCCGGACTGACGGCGAACATCACCCCGGCGCAACTGTTCGTGAACGGCGCCATGGCGAACAACAAGGTCTACGACGGCACTACGGCGGCGACGATCAATAGCGGCGGCGCCACGTTGTCGGGCGTGCTCGGCAACGACAACGTCACGCTGGCTTCCGGCGCCGCCAGCGGTCAGTTCATCACACCGGCCGCGGGCACCAATCTGCAGGTGGTCGCGAGCGGCTTCACCGTCGGCGGCGCGCAGGCGGGTAACTACACGGTGTCGCAACCGTCGAACCTGATCGCCAATATCACACCGGCGCCCCTCACCGTCGTGATCAGCGGCAATCCGGTCAAGCAGTACGACGGCAGTACCTCGGTGTCGCTCGGGGCGTCCGATTTCACGCTCACCGGTTTTGTGGGCAGTCAGAGCGCCACGGTCACGCAGACCGCGTCGAGCGGTTATTTTTCGCCGAACGTCGGCACGAACATTGGGATCGGCGCCACGCTGGAGCCGTCCGACTACGCCGCGCCGCTCGGCACGAACCTCTCGAACTATCTGCTGCCGACGTCCGCGACGGGTTCGCTCGGCGCGATCACGGCGAAGGTGATCGACCTCACCGGCACGCGCGTCTATGACGGCACGATCAATGCCGCTTCGGGACTCTTCAGCTCGGGCGGTCTGGTCAACGGCGTCAACGGCCAGACGCTCACGTTGAGCGGCGTCGGCACGCTGCCCAGTAAAAACGTCGGCAACAAGGTGCCGCTGGGCAGTCTGGGCACCCTCGCGTTGTCCGACGGAACCGGCCTCGCGAGCAACTACACGCTGACGGGCGGCACCGATTGGGTGACCGTGACGCCGGCCCTTCTGACGGTCCTCAATACGACCGCCAGCAACAAGATCTACGACGGCACCACGGCCGCGGCGCTGCAGAATGCGCTGCTGTACGGCGTGATCGGCGGCGACAACGTGTTGCTCGGCAACGCGGCGACCGGCACGTTCAACAACAAGAACGTCGGCACCAACAAGCCGGTGTCCACGCAGATGACGATCTCCGGCACGGACGCCGGCAACTACACGCTGGTCCAGCCGAGCGGCATTGTGGCGAGCATTACGGCGCTCGGTATCACGGTGGGCGCCACCGGCATCAACAAGGTGTACGACGGCACCACCGCGGCGCAGGTGTCGATGAGCAGCCCCGGCGTGGTGGCGGGCGACAATGTGGCGTTCACCAGCGCGTCGTCCAGTTTTGCGCAGGCCGACGTCGGCAACGCCATTCCGGTCACGGTAATGGGCATCGGCGTGAGCGGCAGCGATGCCGGCAACTACACGCTGAACAACACCTCGGCCACGACCAGTGCCAACATCACGCCGTTCGTGCTGAATCTGACCGGCAACCGGGTGTACGACACCACCGCTATCGCGGCGGCCAACCTGTTCGGTGCGAACGGCACGCTGGCCGGCGCCAACGGCGAGACGCTGACGCTGACCGGCACAGGGCAACTCACGGACAAGAACGTCGGCAATCAGAAGGCCTTCGCGGCGAACGGCCTGAGCGGCTACACGCTGACCGGCGTAGGCGGCGCCAAGTCGACCAACTACACGTTGAGCGGCGGAACGGACTGGGTCACGATTACGCCCGCGAGCCTGACGGTCACCGGCACGTATGCCGACAACAAGGTGTACGACGGCACGACCAGTGCGGCACTTCACGGTGCGGCGCTGAACGGCGTGCTCGGCTCGGACAACGTGACGTTGGCCAACGACACGGTCGGGCAATTCAACGACAAAAACGTCGGCACCGGCAAGCCGGTCACCACCAGCATGACCACGACGGGCAGCGACGCCGGCAATTACACATTGACCCAGCCCGGTGGCATCACCGCCGACATCACGGCGCTCGGCATCACGGTCGACGCCACCGGCAACAACAAGGTCTACGACGGCACGAGAAGCGCCACTGTGGCGCTCGGCAGCACGGGCGTGGTGGCGGGCGACAACATCTCGTTCACCAGCAGCTCGGCCACCTTCCTGCAGCCCAACGTCGCTAACGGCATCCCGATCGCCGTGGTCGGCATCGGGGCGACCGGCGCCGACGCGGGCAACTATACGTTGAGCAACAGCACGGCGTCGACCAGCGCGAACATCACGCCTTATGCGTTGAGTCTGCAGGGCACGCGTGTCTACGACGCGACCACCGGCGCCAACGCGACGCTCTTCGGCAGCAACGGCGTGCTCACTGGCGTGAACGGCGAAACGTTGACGCTCGGCGGCGCCGGCACGCTGTCCACCAAAAACGTCGGCACGCAGCAACCGTTCGCGGCCGGCGGCCTCGCCGGCTTCACGCTGACGGGCAACGGCGCGGCCCTGCAGAGCAACTACACGCTGACGGGCGGCACCGACTGGGTCACCGTTACGCCGGCGACGCTCACGGTCAGCGGCGCCTCGGTGAACACGAAAGTCTACGACGCCACCACGAGCGCCACGTTGAGCGGCGCGACGCTATCGGGCGTGCTGCTGGCCGATACGGTCACGCTCGGCAACGACACCAGCGGCACGTTCGCCGACAAAAACGTCGGCACGTCAAAAACCGTGACGGCGTCCACCATGACGATCGGCGGGGCGGATGCCGGCAACTACACGCTCGTGCAACCCACCGGCCTGACCGGCACGATCACGCAGCGTCCGATCACGGTCACGGCCACCGGCAGCGACAAGGTCTACGACGGCTCGACTTCGGCGACGGCGGGCGTCGCCAGTACCGGCGTGCTGGCGGGCGACACCGTGAGCTTCAGCTACGGCACCGCCGCGTTCAACTCGCCGAACGCGGGCACCGGTATTCCGGTTCAGGTCGGCGGCATCACCGGCAGCGGCATTGATGCGGGCAACTATTCGTTCAACACCACGGCCACGACCTCCGCGAACATCCTCCAGGCGGTGCTGAACCTCACCGGCACGCGCGCTTACGACGGCAGCACGAACGCGGTCGCAGGCCTGTTCGGCAGCAATGGCGTCGTGACCGGCGTCAACGGCGAAACGCTTACGTTGAGCGGCACAGGTACGCTGACGTCGAAAAACGTCGGCACGCAGACGCCGTTTACCGCCACGGGTCTGAATGGCTTCTCGCTGAGCGGCAACGGTGCTGCGCTGGCCAGCAACTACACGCTCGCGGGCGGCGTCGACTGGGTCACGATCACGCCGCTGTCGATCACCGTCGGCGCAACGGGGCAGAACAAAACCTACGACGGCACGACGGCCGCGACGGTGACGCTCGGCAGTAGCGGCGTGATCGCGGGCGATACGTTGAACTTCAGCTACGGCTCGGCCAGCTTCAGCACACCCAATGCCGGACACGCGATTCCGATCGCTGTAAGCGGTATTGCCGGCAGCGGCGCGGACGTGGGCAATTACGCCATCAATACGACCGCCACGACGAGCGCAGATATCGATCCGTTCATCCTCACGCTGAGAGGCACACGCGTCTACGACGGCACGACCGACGCCAACGCGATCCTGTTTGGCAATAGCGGCGTGCTGAGCGGCGTCAACGGCGAAACGCTGACGCTCACCGGCACCGGTACGCTGGTGGGCAAGAACGTGAGCCCGGCCCAGGCGTTCACATCGACGGGCCTGAACGGTTTCACGCTGACCGGCAACGGCGCGGCGCTGGCCGGCAACTACACGTTCGTGGGCAGTGTGCCGTGGGTCGCGATTACGCCGAAGGCGCTGAGCGTGACGGCCGTCGGGCAGAACAAAACCTACGACGGCACGACGCTCGCGCAACTCGGCAGCTTCACCGTGAGCGGCCTCGTGGCGGGCGACAACGCGTCGATCTCGTATGGCGCGGCCAATTTCGGCTCGCCGAATGTCGGCACCGCGATTCCGGTGACGGTCACGGGTATCAGCGGCAGCGGCGGGGATATCGCCAACTACACGTTCCCCGGCTCGGCCACCACCAGCGCGGATATCACGGCGGCGATCCTCAACCTGACCGGCACGCGCAGTTACGACGGCACGGCCAACGCGTCCGCCGGGCTGTTCGGCAGCAATGGCGTGTTGACCGGGGTGAACGGCGAGACGCTGACGCTGGGCGGCGCCGGCACGCTGGCCACGAAGAACGCGGGCACCCAGCAACCGTTCGCCGCCAACGGTCTCGCCGGCTTCACGCTGACGGGCAACGGCGCGGCGCAGGCCAGCAACTACACGTTCGCCGGCGGCGTCGACTGGGTCACCGTCAACCCGCTTGCCGTCACGCTCACCGCCAGTGGACAGAACAAGACCTACGACGGCACCACCACCGCCCAGGTCACACTCGGCGAGAGCGGCGTGCTGACCGGCGACACCGTCACGTTCCACTACACGGGCGCGAACTTCAACACGCCGAACGTCGGCAACGCGATTCCGGTGCGGGTCTCCGGCATTACCGGCAGCGGCGCGGACGCCGGCAACTACACGTTCGCGAACAGCGCGACGACCAGCGCCAATATCACCCCGGCCATTCTCAATCTGACCGGCACGCGCAGCTACGACGGCACCGCCACCGCAGCGCCGGGGCTGTTCGGCAACAACGGCGTGCTGACCGGCGTCAACGGTGAAACGCTGACGCTCGGCGGCACGGGTGCCTTGTCCTCGAAGAACGTCGGCACGCAGATTCCGTTCGCGGCGAATGGGCTCGGTGGTTTTACGCTGACGGGCAACGGCGCGGCGCAAGCCGGCAACTACACGTTCGCCGGAGGCGTCGACTGGGTGAGCATCACGCCGCTCTCGCTGACGCTCGTCACCACGGCGCAGAACAAGACCTACGACAGCACGACGACCGCCCAGATCAGCGGCTTGACGATTCGTGGCCTGCTGGCGGGCGACTCCGCCAACTTCAGCTACACCGGCGCGAACTTCGTCACGCCGAACGCCGGCAATAACATTCCGGTGGTGGTGTCCGGCATCGTCGGCACGGGCAGCGATCTCGGCAACTATTCGTTCAACACCACCACGCTCACGGTGGCGAACATCACGCCCGTGGTGCTGAACCTCACCGGTAGCCGGAACTATGACGGCAGCAATCAGGCCGCCGCCACGCTGTTCGGCAACGGCGGCGTGCTGAGCGGGGTCAACGGCCAGTCGTTGACGCTGAACGGTGCCGGCACGCTGACGAGCAGGAATGTCGGGCAGCAGCAACCGTTCGCATCGGGCGGCCTCGCCGGTCTCACGCTGACCGGTAACGGCGCGGCGCTCGCGAGCAACTACACGCTGGCAGGCGGGGTCGACTGGGTGAGCGTGTCGCCGCTGGCGATCACGGTCACGGCGACAGGTCAAAACAAGGTCTACGACGGCACGAGAACCGCGTCCGTCAGTCTGGCCAGCAACGGTGTGGTGAGCGGCGACAACGTGACGTTCAGCCCGGGCGCCGCCAGCTTTGCTTCGCCGAATGCCGGCAACGGCATCGGCATTGCGGTCGCCGGTATCGCCGGCAGCGGCGCGGACGCGGGCAACTATACGTTCAACAACGCGGCCGCCACTTCCGCCGACATCACGCCCGCCCAGCTCAATCTGACCGGCACCCGGATCTACGACGCGACGACGAGTGCCACCGCAAGCCTGTTCGGCACGAACGGCACGCTGCAAGGCGTGAACGGCGAAACACTGACGCTCGGCGGCGCCGGCACGTTGTCCACGAAGAATGTCGGCACCGCGCTGCCGTTCGCGGCGGGCGGCCTCGCCGGCTTCACGCTCAGCGGTAACGGCGCCGCGCTCGCGAGCAACTATGCACTGGCCGGCAGCACGGACTGGGTGACGATCACGCCGGCCACGCTCGCTGTCGTCGGCACGACGACGACCAACCGGCCCTACAACGGAACCGTGCTCGACGGTCTGTCGGGCGCGACGTTGTCCGGTGTGTTCGGTAGCGATCTCGTGACGCTCGGCAATCACACCGTGGGCACGTTCCAGGATCCGAACATCGGCAAGGACAAACCGGTGGGCACCGGCATGACGATCGGCGGCGTCGACGCGGGCAACTATGTGCTGGTGCAACCGGCCGGACTCACCGCCGACATCGTCGCGCCGGTCACGCCCGTGCCGCCTGGTGCGCTCGCCAGCACCCAGGCCCTGCTCGGCGCCGACGCCGTGTCGACGCCGTACGGCACGGCGTCGTCGACCTCCGAAGGCAATTTCGCGGGCAACCAGAAACAGGAGGACCGTCCGGTGGAGCGCAATCTGACGCGCACGGATTTCCGCTCCGGGCTCGCCCTCACCGTACTGAACGGAGGCGTCAAGCTGCCGACGAATTGA